The Pantoea phytobeneficialis genome has a segment encoding these proteins:
- a CDS encoding ABC transporter substrate-binding protein: MRRRTFLQTITLLPLAGMACRVGASSLPAPRLVVLDWGLVETLLAIGVVPVGVAEIAGYHDNVVTPVIPAQVPDVGLRLAPNLEWLQQLAPDYILINSSQESQRAMLERIAPVRAFAIYSDSGTPYQHAITATHQLGELCQQQVAAARLIAEAANALQPVTQSRQPDIPLFLIRFFDVRHIGIYGQHSLFQDVLDALGLTNGWHQTTDYWGISVTGLDSLAVRDDARILYFTPLPTNMTHGLTDNALWQALPAVQAGHSAALPAFWGFGMLPSAIRFAQQLSAVLAA, encoded by the coding sequence ATGAGAAGACGCACTTTTCTGCAAACGATCACCTTGCTCCCGCTAGCGGGTATGGCGTGTCGGGTTGGTGCGTCTTCTCTGCCCGCTCCCCGTTTAGTGGTACTCGACTGGGGACTGGTGGAAACGCTGCTGGCCATCGGGGTGGTCCCGGTTGGCGTCGCCGAGATCGCGGGTTACCACGACAATGTGGTGACCCCGGTAATCCCGGCACAGGTTCCCGATGTTGGATTGCGCCTGGCACCCAATCTGGAGTGGCTACAACAACTGGCACCGGACTATATCCTGATCAACTCCAGCCAGGAGTCACAGCGCGCAATGCTGGAGCGTATCGCACCGGTACGCGCCTTTGCCATTTACAGCGACAGTGGCACTCCGTATCAACACGCCATTACGGCAACCCATCAACTGGGTGAACTGTGTCAGCAACAGGTTGCGGCGGCACGGTTAATCGCTGAGGCGGCAAACGCGTTGCAGCCAGTGACCCAGTCGCGACAACCAGATATCCCCCTGTTCCTGATCCGCTTTTTCGATGTGCGCCATATCGGTATCTATGGTCAGCACAGCCTGTTTCAGGATGTGCTGGATGCTTTAGGGCTTACTAACGGCTGGCACCAGACGACCGATTACTGGGGGATTAGCGTCACCGGGCTGGATAGTCTGGCAGTGAGGGATGATGCGCGGATCCTTTATTTTACCCCGTTACCCACCAATATGACGCACGGCCTGACAGACAATGCGCTATGGCAGGCTTTGCCTGCGGTACAGGCCGGCCATAGCGCAGCATTACCGGCGTTTTGGGGCTTTGGCATGCTGCCTTCTGCGATTCGTTTTGCCCAACAGTTATCCGCGGTGCTGGCAGCATGA
- a CDS encoding TonB-dependent siderophore receptor has product MCKMTGMSKAPFALSMMALMLIACRSSAADQQMVVTANAQNNPLQHMDGSGVVATSTTSATKTATPKIEVPQSVSSVTRKQMDLQAAQTAAEALRYTSGVVSEIRGASSSGAGYMFSRGFYLEQFLDGARMPSDSSFGYAIANYDTYGFSNIEVLHGPASVLYGQVNPGGVVNLTSKKPTETPVHEVFVTAGNHDHLQTGFDVGGKANDDGTLLYRLTASATDSKTQVDDTRQKHVYVAPAITWKPNDDTSLTLLAKYQRDPDVGYYNFVPAVGSVYSGPHGKISPQTNLGDANFDHHSRTQFSVGYEFWHRLNDSLMMRQNVHYSDVKDNLENVFTNGYASGSDRVLNRYAFFNHEQAKTLSVDNQLEAEFNTGALSHQLLSGVDFQRVLYRETVGLGAASTIDAFAPQYSDITMPATSSDDHIRQKQLGVYTQDQMRLGNWSYLLGIREDWAHADDVNPVTDSSTEQSARAFTWRTGLVYQFDNGIAPYASFAKSFIPQVGTLYGGGMAQPTTANQYEVGVKYQPTGFNGFITTSWFDLTEKNVLTSDPVHSGYDTQAGKVRSKGVEVEAHANLTTNLTLISAYTWLNAVTIDSNDSATTLDGGTTSMQGKRLWGMPRNTASAWLDYTFHQGALQGFGINAGVRYIGASKDTSNTIRVASATVMDAGIHYDTGEHWLFSLNASNLLDRHYVASCYSASTCTYAAGADVLATARYRW; this is encoded by the coding sequence ATGTGCAAAATGACAGGCATGAGCAAAGCGCCTTTCGCACTCAGCATGATGGCGTTAATGCTAATCGCATGCAGAAGCAGTGCCGCCGATCAGCAAATGGTGGTCACCGCCAACGCGCAGAATAACCCGCTACAGCACATGGATGGCAGTGGCGTCGTCGCCACCAGCACCACCAGTGCCACCAAAACCGCCACCCCGAAGATTGAGGTGCCGCAATCAGTATCCAGCGTGACGCGTAAGCAGATGGATTTGCAGGCCGCACAAACCGCCGCAGAAGCGCTGCGTTATACCTCCGGCGTGGTTTCAGAGATTCGAGGTGCATCCAGCAGTGGCGCCGGGTATATGTTCAGTCGCGGTTTCTATCTGGAGCAGTTCCTTGACGGTGCACGCATGCCGAGCGACAGCAGCTTCGGCTATGCCATCGCCAATTATGACACCTATGGTTTTAGCAACATTGAAGTGCTGCACGGCCCAGCCTCGGTGCTGTACGGCCAGGTGAATCCGGGCGGGGTGGTCAATCTGACCAGCAAAAAACCCACCGAGACGCCAGTACACGAGGTGTTTGTCACCGCAGGCAACCATGACCATCTGCAAACCGGCTTTGACGTTGGCGGTAAGGCCAACGATGACGGCACCCTGCTCTATCGCCTGACGGCCAGCGCCACCGACAGCAAAACCCAGGTGGATGACACCCGCCAGAAGCATGTGTATGTCGCGCCAGCCATCACCTGGAAGCCGAATGACGATACTTCACTGACGCTGCTGGCGAAGTATCAACGTGATCCGGATGTGGGTTACTACAACTTTGTCCCGGCAGTTGGCAGCGTGTACAGCGGCCCGCATGGGAAAATCTCACCGCAGACCAACCTTGGCGATGCCAATTTTGATCACCATTCACGCACCCAGTTCTCGGTTGGCTACGAATTCTGGCATCGTCTGAACGACAGCCTGATGATGCGGCAAAATGTGCATTACAGCGACGTGAAAGATAACCTCGAGAATGTCTTCACCAACGGTTACGCCAGCGGCTCTGACCGGGTATTAAATCGCTACGCCTTCTTTAACCACGAGCAGGCGAAAACACTGTCCGTTGATAATCAGTTAGAAGCGGAGTTCAATACTGGCGCGCTGTCGCACCAACTGCTGTCAGGCGTCGATTTCCAACGCGTGCTGTATCGCGAAACCGTCGGTTTAGGTGCCGCGTCAACCATTGATGCCTTCGCCCCGCAATACAGCGACATCACCATGCCAGCCACCAGTTCGGACGACCATATTCGCCAGAAACAACTGGGCGTATATACCCAGGATCAGATGCGCTTGGGCAACTGGAGCTACCTGCTGGGTATCCGCGAGGATTGGGCTCATGCGGATGATGTCAATCCGGTGACTGACTCTTCCACCGAACAATCCGCCCGTGCCTTTACCTGGCGTACCGGGTTGGTATATCAGTTTGATAATGGCATCGCGCCCTATGCCAGCTTTGCCAAATCCTTTATCCCGCAGGTGGGTACCCTGTATGGCGGCGGTATGGCACAACCGACCACCGCTAATCAATATGAAGTGGGGGTGAAATATCAGCCAACTGGCTTCAATGGCTTTATCACTACCTCATGGTTTGATTTGACCGAGAAGAACGTACTGACCAGCGATCCTGTGCACTCAGGCTACGATACTCAGGCAGGTAAAGTCCGGTCAAAAGGGGTTGAAGTTGAGGCTCACGCCAACCTGACGACAAACCTGACGCTGATCTCCGCCTATACCTGGCTGAATGCCGTCACCATCGACTCCAACGACAGCGCCACCACGCTGGACGGTGGTACAACCTCGATGCAAGGCAAACGTCTGTGGGGAATGCCGCGCAATACCGCCTCAGCCTGGCTGGATTACACCTTCCATCAAGGCGCATTGCAGGGCTTTGGTATCAATGCCGGGGTGCGTTATATCGGGGCCAGTAAAGATACCTCCAACACCATTCGTGTAGCCTCTGCGACGGTGATGGATGCCGGTATCCACTACGACACCGGTGAGCACTGGCTGTTCAGCCTGAATGCCAGCAACCTGCTGGACCGTCACTATGTTGCCTCTTGCTACAGCGCCTCGACCTGCACCTATGCCGCAGGTGCTGACGTGCTGGCAACGGCGCGCTACCGCTGGTAA
- a CDS encoding AraC family transcriptional regulator encodes MKGQIPQLKPEMLSATSVPTAVSYFYAREQAQAWHSHATVQLTWCSRGAITIHTAQASWTLPPWRGLWIPSGLPHQTHAQAGTQTHNLYLSETGEKKCIEALCPLRVTPLVHQLVNELSAQHPARNALILPLLCNELSQAPAATVGCLPVVTEPRLLALTGMLTMHPGNHQTLATLSLRAGTTSRTIARLFRQHTGLTFAQWRQQLTIMTSINQLSQGVSVEEIAQQQGYCNGSALIAMFSKVLGMTPQRYFALRS; translated from the coding sequence ATGAAAGGTCAGATTCCGCAACTGAAGCCTGAGATGCTGAGTGCAACCTCGGTACCTACCGCGGTTTCCTATTTTTATGCCCGTGAGCAGGCGCAGGCCTGGCACTCCCACGCAACGGTACAGTTGACCTGGTGCAGTCGTGGTGCCATCACCATTCACACCGCGCAGGCAAGCTGGACGTTGCCCCCCTGGCGTGGACTATGGATCCCTTCGGGGCTGCCACATCAAACCCATGCTCAGGCGGGGACGCAAACCCATAATCTCTACCTGTCTGAAACCGGTGAGAAGAAATGTATCGAAGCACTGTGCCCGCTGCGGGTGACGCCCCTGGTGCATCAGTTGGTCAACGAACTCAGTGCGCAGCACCCGGCGCGCAATGCACTGATTCTGCCGCTGCTATGCAATGAATTAAGCCAGGCCCCTGCGGCTACGGTGGGGTGTCTGCCGGTGGTGACCGAGCCGAGATTGCTGGCGCTCACCGGAATGCTGACCATGCACCCCGGTAACCACCAAACGCTGGCAACCCTGAGCCTGCGTGCCGGCACGACGTCACGCACCATTGCCCGTTTGTTTCGCCAGCATACGGGCCTGACATTTGCGCAGTGGCGGCAGCAGTTAACCATCATGACCTCCATCAACCAGTTATCCCAGGGAGTGTCGGTGGAAGAGATCGCTCAACAGCAGGGGTATTGCAACGGCAGCGCATTGATTGCCATGTTCAGCAAGGTGCTGGGCATGACGCCACAACGCTATTTTGCGCTCAGGAGTTAA
- a CDS encoding helix-turn-helix domain-containing protein produces MLELSIAFPIQVQNGGLFISRGVGSHPARILTSWEVIFVERGQLQIREDDRLFTVQAGESLLLRPGHRHVGEGTFPADLKFYWLHFDWLKATSAAGLHATLLNIPQHTRVSDPQYVISLFRQFLSEQENIHRSIALECILLLILQQIAAPGPQESTNDSPGLALAWKANQIIRTQFHLPLSTSSLAKELHCNADYLGRVYRRTFRLTLTEALHRQRVLMAEKLLINNSLSLTEVGRQCGFNDTSYFRQIFRKHTGLTPASWKRRYCKEHINS; encoded by the coding sequence ATGCTCGAATTATCCATAGCATTTCCGATTCAGGTGCAAAATGGCGGGTTGTTCATTTCGCGTGGGGTAGGAAGCCATCCGGCACGGATTCTGACCTCGTGGGAAGTCATCTTTGTTGAACGAGGACAACTGCAAATCCGCGAAGACGATCGCCTGTTCACTGTGCAGGCTGGAGAGAGTTTGCTGCTGCGACCCGGCCATCGTCATGTGGGTGAAGGAACATTTCCTGCCGACCTCAAATTCTACTGGTTGCATTTTGACTGGCTGAAAGCCACATCGGCAGCCGGGTTACATGCGACACTGCTGAACATCCCGCAGCACACACGCGTCAGCGATCCCCAATACGTCATTTCGCTGTTTCGTCAGTTTCTCAGCGAGCAGGAAAACATTCATCGCAGCATCGCGCTGGAGTGTATTTTGTTGCTGATCCTGCAACAAATTGCCGCGCCCGGCCCGCAGGAAAGCACCAATGACAGTCCCGGCCTGGCATTGGCGTGGAAAGCCAATCAGATCATCCGCACGCAATTCCACCTGCCGCTTTCCACATCATCACTGGCAAAAGAGTTGCACTGCAACGCGGATTATCTTGGGCGTGTCTATCGCCGCACCTTTCGCCTGACGCTGACGGAGGCCCTCCACCGCCAGCGCGTTCTGATGGCGGAAAAGTTGCTGATCAATAATTCGCTGTCGTTAACTGAGGTGGGACGACAGTGCGGATTCAACGACACCAGCTACTTTCGTCAGATTTTTCGTAAACATACCGGGCTGACCCCAGCAAGCTGGAAACGCCGCTACTGCAAGGAGCACATTAACTCCTGA
- a CDS encoding MFS transporter, with amino-acid sequence MTSTPITHTELTQQAASDSLSLREKIGYGLGDAGGTVITCLIMNFLTFFYTDVFGLTPALVGTLFIALRVFDAVSDPIMGIVADRTQSRWGRFRPWQLWIAVPIGIIGVLTFTVPDVSMNMKIIWAFGTYLLLSVSYTAINVPYCALINTMTSRHSEVIACQSWRFVLCGVAGFLVSVGLPWLVSTLGKGNAAQGYQLGVGILCSVAVVMFLCCFFWVRERVSLDSMGKFTLREHLAGLRKNDQLLLMLLMSFLLINVFNIRGGGYMYFITYVLQGSTAYTSLFFTMVTFASILGSVLVSPLSKRVDTVRLYYWTNIVLAALAVLMWLLPTGPAWQTLWLVVILGNGIILGFTLPLHFSLMAFADDYGEWKTGVRSSGMNFAFNLFFIKLAWASSAGIISLVFIFVAYQPGAANQTAVSLHGITSMETLLPAFFHLLLAFTILACKLKNPMMARIASDLRVRHVQS; translated from the coding sequence ATGACTTCTACCCCGATTACCCACACCGAATTGACGCAGCAGGCAGCGAGTGATTCGCTCTCTCTGCGTGAGAAAATCGGTTACGGGCTGGGTGATGCCGGTGGCACGGTGATCACCTGCCTGATCATGAATTTCCTGACATTTTTCTATACCGATGTGTTTGGCCTGACACCTGCGCTGGTCGGGACGCTGTTTATCGCGCTGCGCGTGTTTGATGCCGTATCCGACCCGATTATGGGCATTGTGGCAGACCGTACTCAAAGTCGCTGGGGACGTTTCCGTCCGTGGCAGCTGTGGATCGCGGTACCGATTGGCATTATCGGCGTACTGACCTTTACCGTCCCTGACGTCAGTATGAATATGAAGATCATCTGGGCGTTTGGTACTTATCTGCTGCTCTCCGTCAGCTACACCGCGATTAACGTGCCTTACTGCGCATTGATCAACACCATGACCAGCCGCCACAGCGAAGTGATTGCCTGCCAGTCATGGCGTTTTGTGCTGTGCGGCGTGGCGGGCTTTTTGGTATCGGTGGGGCTGCCGTGGCTGGTATCGACCCTGGGCAAAGGCAATGCGGCGCAGGGATATCAGCTCGGTGTCGGTATCCTGTGTAGCGTGGCGGTAGTGATGTTTCTGTGCTGCTTTTTCTGGGTGCGTGAGCGTGTCTCGCTGGACAGTATGGGGAAATTTACCCTGCGGGAACATCTGGCAGGGCTGCGCAAAAATGACCAACTGCTGCTGATGCTGCTGATGTCGTTCCTGCTGATCAATGTGTTCAACATTCGGGGGGGCGGCTACATGTACTTCATCACCTACGTGTTGCAGGGCAGTACCGCTTACACCTCGCTGTTTTTTACCATGGTGACTTTTGCTTCGATTCTTGGCTCGGTGCTGGTCAGCCCGCTGTCAAAACGCGTGGATACCGTCAGGCTGTATTATTGGACCAACATCGTGCTGGCTGCGCTGGCGGTATTAATGTGGCTCTTGCCCACCGGCCCGGCGTGGCAAACCCTCTGGCTGGTGGTGATCCTTGGCAATGGGATTATCCTTGGTTTCACGCTGCCGCTGCATTTTTCACTGATGGCCTTTGCCGATGATTACGGCGAGTGGAAAACCGGCGTACGTTCTTCGGGGATGAACTTCGCCTTTAACCTGTTTTTCATCAAGTTGGCCTGGGCCTCCAGTGCCGGCATCATCAGTCTGGTGTTTATTTTCGTCGCCTATCAACCAGGTGCAGCTAACCAGACGGCGGTATCTCTGCACGGCATCACCAGCATGGAAACCTTGTTGCCTGCCTTTTTCCACCTGCTGCTGGCGTTCACCATTCTCGCCTGCAAACTCAAAAATCCCATGATGGCGCGCATTGCCAGCGATCTGCGTGTTCGCCATGTCCAGTCTTAA
- a CDS encoding glycoside hydrolase family 127 protein codes for MSVMEVDLHQLKINDPFLGQYQQLVRDVVIPYQWEALNDRIAEADPSHAIENFRIAAGLQQGEFYGMVFQDSDVAKWLEAVAWSLCQRPDAELEKTADEVIELVAAAQCDDGYLNTYFTVKAPNERWTNLAECHELYCAGHMIEAGVAFFQATGKRRLLEVVCKLADHIDSVFGPGDTQLHGYPGHPEIELALMRLHEVTREPRYLTLVNYFVEQRGTQPHFYDSEYEKRGKTSYWNTYGPAWMVKDKAYSQAHQPIAEQHTAIGHAVRFVYLMTGVAHLARLNQDEAKRQDCLRLWHNMAQRQLYITGGIGSQSSGEAFSSDYDLPNDSVYAESCASIGLMMFARRMVEMEADSQYADVMERALYNTVLGGMALDGKHFFYVNPLEVHPKTLSANHIYDHVKPVRQRWFGCACCPPNIARVLTSLGHYIYTPREDALYINLYVGNSLEVPVGEDKLRLRIGGNFPWQEQVTITIDSPQPIQHTLALRLPDWCDAPQVMLNGTAVEGQSRKGYLHISRCWKEGDTLILTLPMPVRRVYGNPLVRHVAGKVAIQRGPLVYCLEQADNGEELHNLWLPQTATFRTFEGKGLFAHKVLIQAEGSTHSASSPEEQALWHYDRSPATRQTQTLTFIPWFSWANRGEGEMRIWVNEG; via the coding sequence ATGTCTGTAATGGAAGTCGATCTGCATCAGCTCAAAATTAACGATCCGTTCCTCGGTCAGTATCAACAACTGGTGCGTGATGTCGTGATCCCCTATCAATGGGAGGCACTGAACGACCGGATTGCTGAAGCCGATCCCAGCCATGCGATTGAAAATTTCCGTATCGCTGCCGGGTTACAGCAGGGGGAATTCTACGGCATGGTGTTTCAGGACAGCGACGTGGCGAAGTGGCTGGAGGCGGTTGCCTGGTCGCTGTGCCAGCGGCCAGATGCAGAACTGGAGAAAACCGCTGATGAGGTGATTGAACTGGTGGCGGCCGCCCAGTGTGACGATGGCTATCTTAACACTTACTTCACTGTCAAAGCGCCCAACGAACGCTGGACTAACCTCGCGGAGTGTCATGAGCTGTACTGTGCCGGACACATGATCGAGGCTGGTGTCGCTTTCTTTCAGGCCACCGGCAAGCGCCGACTGCTGGAAGTGGTGTGTAAACTTGCCGACCATATCGACAGCGTGTTCGGGCCGGGTGATACCCAGTTGCACGGCTATCCGGGACATCCGGAAATCGAGCTGGCGTTGATGCGTCTGCATGAAGTGACCCGGGAGCCGCGTTATTTGACGCTGGTGAACTACTTCGTTGAGCAGCGTGGCACGCAGCCGCATTTTTACGATAGCGAGTACGAAAAGCGTGGCAAGACCTCTTACTGGAATACCTATGGCCCCGCATGGATGGTAAAAGACAAAGCCTACAGTCAGGCGCATCAACCGATTGCCGAACAACACACGGCGATTGGCCACGCAGTGCGCTTTGTCTATCTGATGACCGGGGTGGCGCACCTGGCCAGACTCAACCAGGATGAGGCGAAACGTCAGGACTGCCTGCGGCTGTGGCATAACATGGCCCAGCGCCAGTTATATATCACCGGCGGTATCGGTTCGCAAAGCAGTGGCGAAGCTTTCAGCAGTGATTACGATTTGCCGAACGACAGCGTCTATGCCGAAAGCTGCGCGTCGATTGGCCTGATGATGTTTGCCCGTCGCATGGTGGAGATGGAGGCCGACAGCCAATATGCCGATGTGATGGAGCGGGCGTTATATAACACCGTGCTGGGGGGGATGGCGCTGGATGGTAAACACTTCTTCTACGTCAATCCGCTGGAAGTCCATCCGAAAACCCTCAGCGCAAACCATATCTATGACCACGTAAAACCGGTGCGCCAGCGCTGGTTCGGTTGTGCCTGTTGTCCACCCAATATTGCTCGCGTGCTGACTTCACTCGGTCATTACATCTATACGCCACGCGAAGATGCGTTGTATATCAATCTCTATGTTGGCAATAGCCTTGAAGTGCCGGTGGGTGAGGATAAGTTGCGCTTGCGCATCGGTGGCAATTTCCCGTGGCAGGAGCAGGTGACCATCACCATTGATTCCCCGCAACCCATTCAGCACACGCTGGCATTACGCTTGCCGGACTGGTGCGATGCGCCACAGGTGATGCTGAATGGTACGGCAGTGGAAGGTCAGTCCCGGAAAGGCTATCTGCATATTAGCCGCTGCTGGAAGGAGGGCGATACCTTAATCCTGACGTTGCCGATGCCGGTACGTCGCGTCTATGGCAATCCGCTGGTACGTCATGTGGCGGGCAAAGTGGCGATCCAGCGCGGGCCGCTGGTCTATTGTCTTGAACAGGCCGATAACGGTGAGGAACTGCATAACCTGTGGTTACCACAAACGGCGACCTTCCGCACTTTTGAAGGTAAAGGGCTGTTTGCGCACAAGGTGTTGATCCAGGCTGAAGGCAGCACACACAGTGCGAGTTCGCCGGAAGAACAAGCGCTATGGCATTATGATCGCTCTCCTGCCACCCGTCAGACACAAACATTGACCTTTATTCCCTGGTTTAGCTGGGCGAATCGAGGGGAAGGCGAGATGCGAATCTGGGTGAATGAGGGATAG
- a CDS encoding metalloregulator ArsR/SmtB family transcription factor, whose translation MQPVQLFKLLADETRTTIILLLREAGELCVCDLCAFTSQSQPKISRHIALLRDAGLVLDRREGKWIHYRLSPHMPAWAASIIDTAWSSQRDELRESFKSAKANVCGR comes from the coding sequence ATGCAGCCAGTTCAACTTTTCAAACTCCTTGCTGATGAGACACGCACAACAATCATCTTGCTGTTGCGTGAGGCTGGAGAACTCTGTGTGTGCGACCTGTGTGCCTTTACAAGTCAATCCCAGCCGAAGATTTCACGCCATATTGCGTTATTGCGAGATGCTGGTTTGGTGTTGGATCGTCGTGAGGGTAAATGGATTCACTACCGTTTATCGCCTCATATGCCAGCCTGGGCGGCGTCGATAATAGATACTGCCTGGAGCAGTCAGCGTGATGAATTACGTGAATCATTCAAAAGTGCCAAGGCAAATGTGTGCGGCCGTTAA